One genomic region from Kamptonema formosum PCC 6407 encodes:
- a CDS encoding STAS-like domain-containing protein, translating into MNFLTTLTTNNTDSITLSITEIIDDNLCITCEAGQQVFEAIAAAFREGKSVVLSFKDCEDFTRAFLSEGIAQLYEYFSEEQIRNSLSIVDIDPEDAEYIEDVIYWRRRYLEDPERFKEAAKESLCAEDDDE; encoded by the coding sequence ATGAACTTTTTAACAACTCTCACTACTAATAACACCGATAGTATCACCCTGAGCATTACTGAAATTATCGATGATAATTTATGTATCACCTGCGAAGCTGGTCAACAAGTTTTCGAGGCAATTGCAGCAGCTTTCAGGGAAGGTAAAAGCGTGGTTCTTTCTTTCAAGGATTGTGAAGACTTTACAAGGGCTTTCCTGAGCGAGGGAATTGCTCAATTGTATGAATATTTTTCAGAAGAGCAAATCCGTAATTCACTCAGTATAGTAGATATCGATCCTGAAGATGCAGAATATATTGAGGATGTTATATACTGGCGACGGCGGTACTTAGAAGACCCTGAGCGTTTCAAGGAAGCCGCAAAAGAATCTCTGTGTGCTGAGGATGATGATGAGTAA
- a CDS encoding DUF262 domain-containing protein produces the protein MENGQKAISDLFESRRIFNIPKYQRAYAWETKQLRDFISDLDNQALGKDYF, from the coding sequence ATGGAAAACGGACAGAAGGCTATTAGCGATCTGTTTGAGAGCCGCAGAATTTTCAACATTCCTAAGTATCAACGTGCATACGCATGGGAAACTAAGCAGCTACGAGATTTTATTAGCGATCTCGATAACCAGGCTTTAGGCAAAGATTACTTTTAA
- a CDS encoding NAD(P)/FAD-dependent oxidoreductase gives MKTFDWIVIGAGITGAALSYELVKKGLTVLLLEQNGVVQNATRFSYGGLAFWSGTTDLTCQLCREGIEIHRHLSQELDTDTQFRELDLLLTIAAGDRPEKVAASYAHFAIAPRLLSVEAACELEPLLNPKAIAGALTVAHGHISPEATTQGYSDRFVDLGGSIEFAQVRGFVREGDRILGVKSATETYHAQNVAVCAGGLSRMLLTSAGIPLRLYFTRAEMLEIPPQASREVKVRSLIMQAVLQRFPMEAAASQVEVDPLWDEPGNVLAPSVLDAGAIQFQDGSIRIGQLSRVLSDPNATVDRAESEAAIRAGVGKFLPALENLPATWHDCLVAFSCDRLPLIGAIPNIEGIHIFSGFSNPLVFVPPLAKRFANCAVGENDPLIPKLSPSRFV, from the coding sequence ATGAAAACTTTTGACTGGATTGTTATTGGTGCTGGGATTACAGGTGCAGCTCTTAGTTATGAATTGGTCAAAAAAGGTTTGACTGTATTATTATTAGAGCAAAATGGTGTAGTCCAAAATGCTACTCGTTTTAGTTATGGTGGTCTTGCATTTTGGTCTGGTACGACAGATTTAACTTGTCAATTGTGCCGCGAGGGAATTGAAATTCACCGCCATTTATCTCAAGAGTTGGATACCGATACTCAGTTTCGGGAACTGGATTTATTGTTAACAATTGCTGCTGGCGATCGCCCTGAGAAAGTTGCTGCTAGCTACGCGCATTTTGCGATCGCGCCTCGGCTTTTGAGTGTGGAGGCGGCTTGCGAGTTGGAACCTCTGCTAAATCCCAAGGCGATCGCTGGTGCCCTTACTGTCGCGCACGGTCATATTTCGCCGGAAGCCACAACTCAGGGTTACAGCGATCGCTTTGTGGATTTGGGTGGTTCCATAGAATTTGCTCAGGTGAGAGGATTTGTCCGGGAAGGCGATCGCATTTTGGGAGTCAAGAGTGCGACAGAGACTTATCACGCGCAGAATGTGGCTGTTTGCGCCGGGGGTTTGAGTAGGATGTTGTTAACATCCGCCGGGATTCCTCTACGGCTATATTTCACACGCGCTGAGATGTTGGAGATACCGCCTCAAGCTAGCCGAGAGGTGAAAGTGCGATCGCTAATCATGCAAGCAGTGCTCCAACGTTTCCCCATGGAAGCGGCGGCGAGTCAAGTTGAAGTCGATCCCTTGTGGGATGAACCTGGAAATGTTTTGGCACCATCAGTTTTAGATGCAGGTGCGATTCAATTCCAAGATGGTAGCATCCGTATTGGGCAATTATCTCGCGTGTTAAGCGATCCTAATGCTACTGTCGATCGCGCTGAAAGTGAGGCCGCCATTCGCGCAGGTGTGGGGAAGTTTTTACCTGCTTTGGAAAATTTACCGGCAACTTGGCACGATTGCTTAGTGGCTTTTAGTTGCGATCGTCTACCTTTAATTGGTGCAATTCCTAATATTGAGGGAATACATATATTTTCGGGATTTAGCAATCCTTTAGTATTTGTACCGCCTCTAGCTAAGCGATTTGCTAATTGTGCTGTTGGGGAAAACGATCCGTTAATTCCTAAATTATCTCCCAGTCGTTTTGTTTAG
- a CDS encoding pantothenate kinase gives MLRKKVNNQANNQAIVEMNHPIKIALMIGNSRLHWAKFSGAALQETWDTEHLTPDAAKQLSNQFKLSPVPISLVLASVVSPQAELWQNYPDLHIITLDRLPLSGLYPTLGIDRALAVLGAGTELGWPILVIDAGTAITFTGADINKCLVGGAILPGLALQFSSLAQKTAALPLIKLPENLPPRWAMDTPQAIQSGIIYTLVAGIKDFIEDWLYHFPQSKVALTGGDRTFLLTYLKTLFPDLATSIIEAPHAIFWGMREVILNFVNHK, from the coding sequence ATGTTAAGAAAGAAAGTCAATAATCAAGCCAATAATCAAGCCATAGTAGAGATGAACCACCCTATCAAAATCGCTTTAATGATTGGCAATTCGCGGCTGCACTGGGCAAAGTTTTCGGGTGCAGCACTTCAGGAAACCTGGGATACAGAGCATTTAACCCCTGATGCTGCAAAGCAGTTAAGTAATCAATTTAAGTTGTCCCCTGTTCCTATCTCTCTAGTTTTAGCTTCTGTAGTATCGCCGCAGGCGGAACTTTGGCAAAACTACCCTGACCTCCATATAATTACTCTAGATCGATTGCCACTTTCCGGGCTCTACCCTACTCTAGGAATTGACAGGGCTTTGGCTGTATTAGGTGCTGGTACTGAGTTAGGTTGGCCCATTCTAGTAATTGACGCTGGCACTGCAATAACATTTACTGGAGCAGATATCAATAAGTGCCTAGTTGGTGGTGCAATCTTACCGGGCTTAGCTTTGCAGTTCTCTTCTTTAGCGCAAAAAACAGCAGCGCTACCATTAATAAAGTTACCAGAAAATTTGCCCCCACGCTGGGCTATGGATACACCACAGGCAATACAGAGCGGTATTATTTACACATTAGTTGCAGGAATTAAGGACTTTATAGAAGATTGGCTGTACCACTTTCCACAAAGTAAGGTTGCATTGACTGGAGGCGATCGCACTTTTTTACTCACCTATCTTAAAACTCTCTTTCCCGATTTAGCTACCTCTATCATTGAAGCTCCCCATGCCATTTTTTGGGGAATGAGGGAAGTTATATTAAATTTTGTTAATCATAAGTAA
- a CDS encoding GAF domain-containing sensor histidine kinase, with the protein MYLKVESPHCPWPRVASKLTETEDGISEEDISLIETEEREKLIVQLQQQVQLSSLLNQINNEIRRTLDLEEVLNSACRLLGEALQCSRTSILVKESEAEESLITRGEYNRGDSFAQLGMKVPIADNAHLQTLISEDKPLAVAKFADFPGLGEETREITKTLGIKSMLAVATRYQGRVNGVIGLHQCDREREWTEWEKQLIEGVASQLAIAINQAKLYAETRRQAEYESLLRLLSNQIRSTLDIKTILQTAVREVRQLLNTDRVVIYQFKDKWEGEIVVEDIVIPWPSIFGDSITDNCFSQEYAQHYLEGRVRAIDDIEKAGLDRCHVDFLTALQVKSNLIVPIVISRNESSSLEVEKEENEEKRRSNIGKPSPSPSSPSSSPSPTRLWGLMIAQECQSIRHWQPQETEFLRQLGEQMAIAIQQGELYAQVQEAAIKSQAQAEHLQATLQELRSTQQQLIQSEKMTSLGQMVAGVAHEINNANNFIHANLFHAQEYAKTLIVAIDTCTEACPEAADTISKIAEDLELDYIEEDFPKLLKSMQEGSDRIRSIVTTLRNFSRLDESEFKPANLNEGIESSLAMLQNRLKSGIEIQKEYGILPLVECHAAQINQVFFHLIQNALDAILTSGKPGKITIRTESKDELVTISIRDSGVGIPIEIQNQIFDPFFTTKPVGKGTGLGLSICYQAIVKDHGGTIRCYSKVGEGTEFVVQLPLAVC; encoded by the coding sequence ATGTATTTGAAAGTAGAGTCACCTCACTGTCCCTGGCCGAGAGTAGCATCTAAGTTGACTGAAACAGAGGATGGTATCTCAGAGGAGGATATTTCCTTGATAGAAACAGAGGAACGAGAAAAGCTGATCGTACAATTGCAACAACAAGTTCAGTTGTCTAGCTTGCTGAATCAGATCAATAATGAAATCCGTCGTACCCTCGATTTAGAAGAAGTTCTGAATTCTGCCTGTCGCCTGCTGGGAGAAGCTCTACAATGCAGTCGCACGAGCATTTTAGTTAAAGAATCAGAAGCAGAAGAAAGTCTGATTACGCGGGGAGAATATAACAGAGGAGATAGTTTCGCCCAGCTTGGCATGAAAGTGCCAATTGCTGATAATGCTCATCTCCAAACTCTGATCTCTGAAGATAAACCTTTAGCTGTGGCAAAATTTGCCGATTTTCCCGGATTAGGAGAAGAGACAAGGGAGATTACCAAGACTTTGGGGATAAAGTCGATGCTGGCTGTTGCTACTCGCTACCAAGGACGGGTAAATGGGGTGATTGGGTTGCACCAGTGCGATCGCGAACGGGAATGGACAGAATGGGAAAAGCAACTGATTGAGGGGGTAGCATCTCAGTTGGCGATCGCGATTAATCAGGCAAAATTATACGCTGAAACCCGCCGCCAAGCGGAATATGAATCTTTGTTGCGTCTGCTGAGTAACCAAATTCGCAGCACATTGGATATTAAAACTATACTTCAGACGGCAGTACGAGAGGTTCGCCAACTTTTAAACACCGATCGTGTTGTTATTTACCAATTTAAAGACAAATGGGAAGGGGAAATTGTAGTTGAGGATATTGTGATTCCTTGGCCGTCAATTTTTGGCGATTCCATCACGGACAATTGCTTTTCTCAGGAATATGCTCAGCATTATTTAGAAGGAAGAGTAAGAGCAATCGATGACATTGAAAAGGCTGGTTTAGATAGGTGCCACGTTGATTTCTTAACTGCTTTACAGGTAAAATCTAACTTGATTGTGCCGATTGTGATTAGTAGAAATGAAAGCAGTTCCCTAGAGGTAGAGAAAGAAGAAAATGAGGAAAAGCGGAGAAGTAACATAGGTAAACCTTCCCCATCCCCCTCATCCCCCTCATCTTCCCCATCCCCCACTCGCCTATGGGGTTTAATGATTGCCCAAGAATGTCAAAGTATCCGGCATTGGCAACCCCAAGAAACAGAGTTTCTGCGGCAGTTAGGTGAGCAAATGGCGATCGCAATTCAGCAAGGGGAACTTTATGCACAAGTTCAAGAAGCGGCGATAAAATCGCAAGCTCAAGCTGAACATTTGCAAGCTACTTTACAAGAATTACGCTCTACTCAGCAGCAATTAATCCAGAGTGAAAAGATGACAAGCTTGGGGCAAATGGTGGCTGGGGTTGCCCATGAAATTAACAACGCTAATAATTTTATCCATGCTAATTTATTCCACGCTCAAGAATATGCAAAAACTTTGATTGTCGCGATTGATACCTGTACAGAAGCCTGCCCAGAAGCAGCAGATACTATTAGTAAAATCGCGGAAGATTTAGAGTTAGATTATATTGAGGAAGATTTTCCTAAATTGCTTAAGTCCATGCAAGAAGGGAGCGATCGCATTCGTTCAATCGTGACCACTTTACGTAATTTCTCTCGTCTGGATGAATCTGAATTTAAGCCTGCAAACCTGAATGAGGGTATCGAAAGCAGTTTGGCTATGTTGCAAAATAGACTGAAATCGGGAATCGAAATTCAAAAAGAATACGGAATTTTGCCCTTAGTAGAATGCCACGCAGCCCAAATCAATCAAGTGTTTTTCCACTTGATTCAAAATGCTTTAGATGCCATATTAACATCAGGAAAACCAGGGAAAATTACTATTCGCACAGAAAGTAAGGATGAGTTGGTGACAATTTCAATTCGGGACAGCGGTGTTGGTATTCCCATTGAGATTCAGAACCAAATTTTCGATCCATTTTTTACGACTAAACCAGTGGGAAAAGGTACGGGTTTGGGGTTATCTATTTGCTATCAGGCGATTGTCAAAGATCATGGGGGCACAATTCGTTGTTATAGCAAAGTTGGTGAAGGTACTGAGTTTGTTGTACAATTGCCTTTAGCCGTCTGCTAA
- a CDS encoding diflavin flavoprotein: MTNTLTPQTISNSKPRDVQFFQIAAETIVLRSRTWDRLKFEVEYSLQRGTTANSFLIESDKTALIDPPGESFTKNYLEALQQRFDIAKLDYIILGHFNANRAVTLKTLLEIAPQIVFVCTNPAAISLRAAFPDQELNINVVRGEETLDLGREHQLKFVATPTPRWPDELCTYDTKTQVLFTDKLFGAHVCGDQVFDEGWSVYSEDRRYYYDSLHASQAKQVLAALDKLADLPVKFYAPGHGPLVRYGLTELTHLYREWSQQQKTKDLTVVLIYASAYGNTGILAQAIAKGITKAGVAVDSINCEAAEPGEIQEAIEKCDGFIIGTPTLAGHPPTQIVTALGVVLSTAAKNKLAGVFGSYGWSGEAVDLVENKLKDAGYRLGFEPIRVKFKPTDVTIQQCEETGTDFAQALIKSQKLRAPRPALGSGADRTEQAAGRIVGSLCVVSAKRGEVASAMLASWVSQATFNPPGVTLAVAKDRAIESLMHNGDRFVLNILAEGRQLRKHFMKSFAPGEDRFAAVETQEASNGCPVLSDALAYLECSVANRMECGDHWVIYAVIENGHLLKADGVTAVHHRKSGSYY; this comes from the coding sequence ATGACTAACACTCTAACTCCTCAAACTATCTCTAACTCGAAACCCCGTGATGTCCAATTTTTCCAGATTGCAGCAGAGACAATTGTACTGCGATCGCGCACTTGGGACAGACTCAAATTCGAGGTTGAATATTCCCTCCAAAGAGGGACAACGGCAAATTCTTTTCTCATTGAATCTGACAAAACAGCCTTAATTGACCCTCCCGGTGAATCCTTCACCAAAAACTATCTAGAGGCATTGCAGCAGCGTTTCGATATCGCTAAGCTAGATTACATCATTCTCGGACACTTTAATGCCAACCGAGCCGTAACTCTCAAAACTCTGCTAGAAATAGCTCCTCAAATTGTCTTTGTTTGCACAAATCCGGCGGCAATTTCGTTGCGTGCGGCATTTCCCGACCAAGAGTTAAATATTAACGTTGTCAGAGGTGAAGAAACCCTTGATTTAGGGAGAGAACATCAATTAAAATTCGTTGCCACTCCTACTCCCAGATGGCCAGACGAACTTTGCACCTACGACACGAAAACACAAGTTTTATTCACAGATAAACTTTTTGGTGCTCATGTTTGCGGCGATCAAGTATTTGATGAAGGGTGGAGCGTTTACAGCGAAGACCGCCGCTATTATTACGATTCTTTGCACGCATCTCAGGCAAAACAAGTGTTAGCAGCACTGGATAAATTGGCGGATTTACCTGTTAAATTTTACGCTCCCGGTCATGGGCCATTGGTGCGTTACGGCCTCACAGAATTAACCCATTTGTATCGGGAATGGAGCCAACAGCAAAAGACAAAAGACTTGACAGTAGTGCTGATTTATGCGTCTGCTTACGGAAATACAGGGATATTAGCACAAGCGATCGCAAAAGGCATTACTAAAGCAGGTGTAGCCGTTGATTCAATTAATTGCGAAGCAGCAGAACCAGGAGAAATTCAAGAAGCCATTGAAAAATGTGATGGATTTATCATCGGTACGCCTACTTTAGCCGGTCATCCACCTACTCAAATTGTAACTGCTTTAGGGGTAGTTTTATCCACAGCAGCTAAGAACAAATTAGCGGGTGTATTTGGTTCTTATGGTTGGAGTGGTGAAGCTGTTGATTTAGTTGAAAACAAACTCAAAGATGCCGGATATCGGTTAGGGTTTGAACCAATTCGAGTTAAATTCAAGCCTACAGATGTCACGATTCAACAATGCGAAGAAACGGGAACTGACTTTGCTCAAGCATTGATAAAATCTCAGAAACTCCGCGCACCCCGACCTGCATTAGGTAGCGGTGCAGACCGCACAGAACAAGCTGCTGGTCGAATTGTTGGCTCTCTTTGCGTAGTTTCTGCTAAGCGTGGAGAAGTCGCTAGCGCGATGTTAGCATCGTGGGTATCGCAAGCAACATTTAATCCTCCAGGTGTTACTTTGGCGGTAGCAAAAGATAGAGCAATTGAGTCTTTGATGCACAATGGCGATCGGTTTGTGTTGAATATTTTAGCAGAAGGCCGACAATTACGGAAGCATTTCATGAAGAGCTTTGCTCCCGGTGAAGACCGTTTTGCCGCAGTAGAAACTCAGGAAGCTAGTAATGGTTGTCCGGTTTTGAGTGATGCTCTTGCTTATCTGGAGTGCTCAGTTGCAAACCGGATGGAATGCGGAGATCATTGGGTAATTTATGCGGTAATTGAAAATGGTCATCTGCTCAAAGCTGATGGTGTGACAGCGGTGCATCATCGTAAATCGGGGAGTTATTATTAA
- a CDS encoding DUF2231 domain-containing protein → METNQRETAPFPNIPPILESLDSEYRDSGITSSINIAGHPIHPVIVIFPVAFLVGAAGSDIGYWLTSDPFWARASVWLIGAGFVSGILAGITGFLDFSRIKRVRDRSAGWLHMAGNITALVLSLINWVMRFGDPIAPIFPIGITISIIVATLLGISGWFGGELTFRHKVGVIGPSSQMR, encoded by the coding sequence ATGGAAACAAATCAAAGAGAGACAGCACCTTTCCCCAATATTCCGCCGATTTTGGAAAGTCTCGATTCCGAGTACCGCGACAGTGGTATAACCAGCTCGATTAACATCGCAGGCCATCCGATCCACCCCGTAATTGTGATCTTCCCAGTTGCCTTTTTAGTAGGAGCAGCAGGTAGTGATATTGGCTATTGGCTAACAAGCGATCCCTTTTGGGCTAGAGCCTCTGTTTGGCTGATTGGTGCAGGTTTTGTGAGCGGTATTTTAGCAGGAATTACGGGCTTTTTGGACTTCTCAAGAATTAAAAGAGTCCGCGATCGCAGTGCTGGCTGGTTGCACATGGCTGGTAATATTACAGCTCTAGTATTGTCCCTGATTAACTGGGTAATGCGCTTCGGCGATCCAATCGCGCCCATATTTCCCATAGGCATTACAATTTCTATCATTGTCGCCACTTTGTTAGGAATTAGTGGTTGGTTTGGCGGGGAACTAACGTTTCGACACAAAGTTGGCGTGATTGGGCCTAGTAGCCAAATGCGCTAG
- a CDS encoding vWA domain-containing protein, producing MLTNLLNDRDYIIIIARSAASREQNHPLYEHWLAAQASLIDLAKKCQELDSDGLTVYEASTPLWKYENTDVKRLAEILQRQNTTPDPANLIKISLQEALSDALNDYFKRKASPKAKKGAIIVVVIDEKQEDGKLVAETIINTANKIAKDEEIGISFIQIGEDVETREFLTYLDNNLQQVGAKFDIVDTKFWQEIKRSSIVQFLIGAIHD from the coding sequence ATGCTTACCAACCTTTTGAATGACAGAGATTACATCATAATTATTGCTAGAAGTGCTGCTAGCAGAGAGCAAAATCATCCTCTGTACGAACACTGGCTAGCAGCTCAAGCATCCCTGATTGACTTGGCAAAAAAATGTCAAGAATTAGACAGCGACGGCTTAACTGTCTACGAAGCTTCAACCCCTCTCTGGAAATATGAAAATACAGATGTCAAGCGGTTAGCTGAAATTTTGCAGCGGCAAAATACAACACCAGACCCTGCAAACCTAATTAAAATTAGCTTGCAAGAAGCTCTTAGCGATGCTCTCAACGATTATTTTAAGCGGAAGGCAAGTCCTAAAGCTAAAAAAGGGGCGATAATTGTTGTAGTCATAGACGAAAAACAGGAAGATGGCAAACTTGTTGCTGAGACTATTATCAATACTGCCAATAAGATTGCTAAAGATGAAGAAATTGGCATTAGTTTTATCCAAATTGGCGAAGATGTAGAAACCAGAGAGTTCCTCACTTACCTGGATAACAATTTACAGCAGGTGGGTGCCAAATTTGACATTGTGGATACCAAATTTTGGCAGGAAATCAAAAGAAGTTCCATAGTACAGTTTCTAATTGGTGCGATACATGACTAA
- a CDS encoding diflavin flavoprotein, which yields MVALTERVERRLTVETGAIAPDTTTIRCLDWDRDRFDIEFGLKNGTTYNSFIIRGEKTALVDTSHEKFRQQYLDILKGLIDPAEIDYLIISHTEPDHSGLVKDVLQLAPEITIVASKVAIQFLEDLVHQPFKRQIVKNGDKLDLGNGHVIEFVSAPNLHWPDTIFSYDAKTQVMFTCDAFGMHYCSDSTYDEDLAAIEEDYHFYYECLMAPNARSVLSAMKRMAELGEINTVATGHGPLLRHNVVELTGRYKKWSQEQTKAETTVAVFYASDYGYSDRLSQAIAHGITKTGVAVEMMDLKTADPQEVGELVGLAAGIVICTPPSTGPAAAIAETAINTILAAVHNKQSIGLCESGGGDDLSIYPLRNKFKELGLKEAFPNILIKEAPTEATYQLCDEAGTDLGQWLTRDKAVKQMKSLDSDLDKALGRISGGLYIITAQKGEVSGAMLASWVMQASFKPLGLTIAVAKDRAIESMMHTGDKFVLNVLSENNYQALMKHFLKRFPPGADRFAGVKTQPASNGSPILTEALAYLECQVTSRMEVSDHHIVYATVDSGRVSDPDSLPAVHHRKVGNHY from the coding sequence ATGGTAGCGCTCACTGAACGAGTAGAACGCAGGTTGACTGTAGAGACTGGCGCGATCGCGCCTGACACGACGACCATTCGCTGTCTGGATTGGGATCGCGATCGCTTTGATATAGAATTCGGTCTGAAAAACGGCACAACTTATAACTCATTTATCATTCGCGGCGAGAAAACAGCGCTGGTTGATACCTCCCATGAGAAGTTCCGCCAACAATATCTCGATATTCTTAAGGGGTTAATTGACCCCGCTGAGATTGATTACTTAATTATCAGCCACACCGAACCAGACCATAGCGGTTTAGTTAAAGATGTGCTGCAATTGGCCCCCGAAATAACAATTGTGGCTTCAAAAGTAGCAATTCAATTCTTAGAAGACTTGGTGCATCAGCCATTTAAACGGCAGATAGTTAAAAATGGCGACAAACTAGATTTAGGCAACGGTCACGTTATCGAATTTGTGTCAGCGCCAAACTTGCATTGGCCCGATACAATTTTTAGCTACGATGCTAAAACCCAAGTGATGTTCACTTGCGATGCTTTTGGGATGCACTACTGTTCAGACAGCACTTATGATGAAGATTTAGCAGCGATTGAAGAAGATTATCACTTCTATTATGAGTGCTTGATGGCTCCCAATGCGCGATCGGTTTTGAGTGCAATGAAGCGGATGGCCGAACTGGGAGAAATTAACACAGTTGCTACCGGTCACGGCCCTTTATTGCGTCATAATGTTGTGGAACTGACTGGACGCTATAAAAAGTGGAGTCAAGAACAAACTAAAGCAGAAACAACTGTTGCAGTTTTCTACGCTTCCGACTACGGTTATAGCGATCGCCTTAGCCAAGCGATCGCACACGGTATCACTAAAACCGGTGTTGCTGTCGAAATGATGGATCTAAAAACCGCAGATCCGCAGGAAGTTGGCGAACTGGTAGGTTTAGCTGCTGGTATAGTCATTTGTACGCCACCGAGTACGGGCCCCGCCGCCGCGATCGCAGAAACAGCAATTAACACCATTTTAGCCGCTGTTCATAATAAACAATCTATCGGTTTATGCGAGTCAGGAGGTGGAGACGACTTATCCATTTATCCCCTCCGAAACAAGTTCAAAGAGTTGGGATTAAAAGAAGCTTTCCCCAACATTTTGATCAAAGAAGCGCCGACAGAAGCCACCTATCAATTGTGCGATGAAGCCGGTACCGACTTGGGACAATGGCTAACGCGAGATAAAGCTGTTAAGCAGATGAAATCTCTCGATAGTGACCTCGATAAAGCCTTGGGTCGAATTAGCGGCGGACTGTATATCATCACCGCTCAAAAAGGCGAAGTCAGCGGTGCAATGTTAGCATCATGGGTGATGCAAGCTAGCTTTAAACCATTAGGTTTAACCATAGCAGTTGCTAAAGATCGTGCAATTGAATCGATGATGCACACGGGAGACAAATTTGTTTTAAATGTGCTATCGGAAAACAATTATCAAGCGCTAATGAAGCACTTCTTAAAGCGTTTTCCTCCCGGTGCAGATCGCTTTGCCGGTGTTAAAACTCAACCCGCTAGCAATGGTTCTCCCATTCTTACGGAAGCTCTAGCTTATTTGGAATGTCAAGTAACTAGCCGCATGGAAGTAAGCGATCATCATATTGTCTATGCGACAGTTGATAGCGGCAGAGTCAGCGATCCTGATTCTTTACCAGCCGTACACCACCGCAAAGTAGGCAATCATTACTAG
- a CDS encoding DNA-3-methyladenine glycosylase family protein, with translation MNYSIAIDYLKDSDPILGQLIDQVGGCQLNQRELEGDLFFCLSQSILHQQLSTKVAKVIHARFLQLYANTQFPLAQDVLDTPDEVLRQVGISRPKISYLKDLARHAIEGLPTIEELEIMDDESIIKNLTRVKGIGRWSVQMFLIFRLNRWDVLPVDDLGIRSGIRKLYGLDALPDRKTTERLGQKWKPYCSIASWYLWRSLEPLPLV, from the coding sequence ATGAATTACTCGATCGCTATTGACTATCTCAAGGATTCCGATCCCATTTTGGGACAACTCATTGACCAAGTTGGTGGGTGTCAATTAAATCAGCGCGAGTTGGAGGGAGACTTGTTTTTTTGTCTATCCCAGTCAATTCTGCATCAACAACTTTCTACTAAGGTAGCTAAAGTCATCCACGCTCGATTTCTCCAACTTTACGCTAACACTCAGTTCCCTTTGGCGCAAGATGTCCTCGATACGCCGGATGAAGTGCTCCGCCAGGTGGGTATTTCGCGGCCCAAAATATCTTATCTCAAAGATTTAGCGCGTCATGCGATCGAGGGATTGCCGACCATTGAGGAGTTGGAAATCATGGATGATGAATCGATTATCAAGAATCTAACGCGAGTCAAAGGTATCGGTCGCTGGAGTGTTCAGATGTTTTTAATTTTCCGTCTCAATCGGTGGGATGTTTTACCTGTGGATGATTTGGGTATACGTTCAGGGATTCGGAAACTCTATGGTCTTGATGCACTTCCCGATCGCAAGACTACAGAACGTTTAGGGCAAAAGTGGAAGCCTTATTGTAGTATTGCTTCGTGGTACTTGTGGCGCAGTTTGGAACCTTTACCGTTAGTTTGA